In the genome of Paenibacillus pabuli, one region contains:
- a CDS encoding adenine phosphoribosyltransferase, giving the protein MDFKDYIRVIPDFPQPGISFKDITTLLKDGEMYRKAINELKVMVSDLKIDVIAGPEARGFVVGAPLAYALGVGFAPIRKSGKLPGETIEVGYDLEYGKDTLAMHTDAIEKGQNVLIADDLLATGGTIATSINLIEQLGGTIVGAAFLIELSDLNGRAKLPGIDVFTLMNY; this is encoded by the coding sequence TTGGATTTTAAAGATTATATTCGTGTCATTCCTGACTTTCCACAACCGGGAATCAGCTTCAAAGACATTACGACATTGTTGAAGGATGGAGAAATGTACCGCAAGGCGATCAATGAGCTGAAAGTAATGGTTTCGGATCTCAAAATTGACGTTATTGCTGGACCTGAAGCACGTGGATTCGTTGTGGGCGCTCCTCTGGCGTACGCTCTCGGTGTCGGTTTTGCTCCGATCCGTAAAAGCGGAAAATTGCCTGGAGAGACGATCGAAGTCGGTTATGATCTTGAATATGGCAAAGATACGCTTGCTATGCATACAGATGCGATCGAAAAAGGACAAAATGTTCTGATTGCGGATGATCTGCTGGCGACAGGCGGAACGATTGCTACCTCCATTAACCTGATTGAACAATTGGGTGGAACGATTGTAGGTGCAGCATTCCTGATTGAGCTGTCTGATTTGAATGGACGAGCAAAATTGCCGGGAATTGATGTATTTACATTGATGAATTACTAG
- the recJ gene encoding single-stranded-DNA-specific exonuclease RecJ: MLYSQYRWNTPNIDLEAAAGLSQALSVSSLVGRLLVSRGVHNESEAEQFLHPDLNQMHDPYLLLGMKEAVPRIQLAIERGEHILIYGDYDADGVSSTSLMIHLMRHLGASYDIYIPHRSNEGYGLHNHALDWAHQQGVTLVITVDTGISAVEQIAYAATLGMEVIVTDHHEPPEVLPEAYTLINPKLPDCPYPFKGLAGAGVALKLAQALIGEVPGAWMEIAAIGTVADLMPLEGENRVIVSYGVESMRGTRLPGVSALLEISGVDQSQVTSINIAFAMAPRINASGRLDHAGRAVSLLTTEDLDEAHTLAGQLDLLNRERQQVVEGILLEATAQLEQKIQLNSGAVPDVIVLAGEGWNVGVVGIVASKLLERYYRPTLILGIDPESGACKGSARSIEGLDIYEALTACKHTMDHYGGHPAAAGMSLHRDQLKELEAGLNEFAASVLTEEDFVPHRLADDECRISDVPLQVIQEIDRLQPFGMSNPSPRFVLRDVTVKETRTMGREKRHLKLVLEQDGQQLETVAFGKGALAEFLPPGSIIDVMGELSVNEWNGMRKPQLMLQDIQVPHAQVFDLRGSTEPLNAMKQFLSSLEIHLRYKSGSIGAIVRKETNVSEGNSLYEPCLWVYDRKVGLFPCNAAAQHYGQEQVRTLFVFDTPETPEQLDAMLALFSGAENIILLHGSGNRRDRLQMPSRELFKRIYMLVSKWRAEPVEEQEITPVLSRQCGCSPRMITMMLDVFEELSFITREDGKIVFVDNPPKRELTASRHYQALESMAETEQVMLDASTPQLTQWMISRMKGVS; encoded by the coding sequence TTGCTTTATTCGCAATACCGGTGGAACACACCGAATATCGATCTGGAGGCGGCTGCGGGACTCTCGCAGGCGCTTTCCGTTTCATCACTTGTTGGACGTTTGCTGGTCAGTCGGGGGGTTCATAATGAATCAGAGGCAGAACAATTTCTGCATCCTGATCTGAATCAGATGCATGATCCTTATCTACTTCTAGGCATGAAAGAAGCTGTGCCCCGAATCCAGCTGGCTATTGAGCGTGGAGAACATATTTTAATATATGGGGACTACGACGCGGACGGAGTATCCAGTACATCCCTGATGATCCATCTGATGCGTCATCTAGGTGCTTCTTATGATATCTATATCCCTCATCGTTCCAATGAAGGTTACGGGTTACACAATCATGCCTTGGATTGGGCTCATCAACAAGGAGTCACACTGGTGATTACGGTAGATACCGGAATCAGTGCGGTAGAGCAGATTGCTTATGCTGCAACGCTGGGAATGGAAGTCATTGTGACGGATCACCATGAACCACCTGAAGTTTTGCCAGAGGCCTATACGCTCATTAATCCAAAGCTTCCGGACTGTCCTTACCCTTTTAAAGGGTTAGCTGGTGCGGGTGTAGCGTTGAAGCTGGCTCAGGCATTGATCGGAGAAGTGCCTGGAGCATGGATGGAAATTGCCGCTATTGGAACGGTTGCCGATTTGATGCCATTGGAAGGCGAGAATCGGGTTATCGTCAGTTATGGTGTTGAGTCCATGCGAGGTACACGTCTGCCTGGTGTAAGTGCTCTGCTTGAAATTAGTGGCGTAGATCAAAGTCAGGTCACGTCAATTAATATTGCTTTTGCAATGGCACCGCGTATTAATGCAAGCGGACGTTTGGATCATGCTGGTCGAGCTGTATCGCTGCTTACAACCGAGGATCTGGATGAGGCACATACTCTGGCAGGCCAACTGGACTTGCTGAATCGTGAAAGGCAGCAGGTTGTTGAGGGCATACTTTTGGAAGCGACAGCCCAGTTGGAGCAGAAGATTCAGCTTAACTCCGGAGCAGTGCCAGACGTCATCGTTTTGGCGGGAGAAGGCTGGAATGTTGGCGTTGTGGGTATTGTGGCTTCCAAGTTACTAGAACGGTATTATCGGCCAACGCTAATTCTGGGCATCGACCCGGAGAGCGGTGCATGTAAAGGCTCAGCGCGCTCTATAGAGGGGCTGGACATCTATGAGGCATTAACGGCTTGTAAACACACGATGGACCATTATGGTGGTCACCCGGCTGCAGCAGGCATGAGCCTTCATCGTGATCAGCTAAAAGAGCTGGAGGCCGGATTGAATGAGTTTGCTGCATCCGTACTGACAGAGGAGGACTTTGTTCCCCATCGCCTTGCGGATGACGAGTGCAGAATCAGTGATGTGCCACTGCAGGTCATTCAAGAAATTGACAGACTCCAGCCATTTGGCATGAGTAATCCTTCTCCTCGTTTTGTATTGCGCGATGTGACTGTAAAAGAAACGCGAACGATGGGACGGGAAAAACGTCATCTGAAATTGGTTCTGGAGCAGGATGGCCAGCAGCTGGAGACGGTCGCTTTTGGCAAGGGGGCACTGGCTGAGTTCCTGCCTCCAGGCTCCATCATTGATGTTATGGGCGAATTGTCGGTCAATGAGTGGAACGGGATGAGGAAACCACAATTGATGCTGCAAGACATTCAGGTTCCCCATGCACAAGTTTTTGATTTGCGGGGAAGTACGGAGCCTCTGAATGCGATGAAGCAGTTCTTGAGTTCGCTTGAAATACATTTACGATACAAGTCAGGCTCTATTGGTGCCATCGTTCGGAAAGAAACAAATGTTTCCGAGGGAAATTCATTGTATGAACCGTGCCTTTGGGTATATGATAGAAAGGTCGGTTTGTTTCCGTGCAATGCTGCCGCGCAGCATTATGGGCAGGAACAGGTCCGGACGTTATTTGTGTTTGATACGCCGGAAACCCCGGAACAACTTGATGCAATGCTGGCTTTATTCAGCGGAGCCGAGAATATCATCCTTCTGCACGGATCAGGCAACCGCCGAGATCGCCTTCAGATGCCTTCCAGAGAACTCTTCAAGCGTATTTATATGCTGGTGTCCAAATGGAGAGCTGAACCGGTGGAGGAACAAGAGATCACTCCTGTGCTCAGTCGTCAGTGTGGCTGCTCGCCGCGCATGATTACCATGATGTTGGATGTTTTTGAGGAGTTATCGTTCATTACCCGAGAAGATGGAAAGATTGTGTTTGTGGATAACCCGCCCAAGCGTGAGCTAACCGCTTCGCGTCATTATCAGGCGCTGGAGAGCATGGCCGAGACAGAGCAGGTGATGCTGGATGCATCGACCCCTCAACTGACACAATGGATGATATCCCGGATGAAGGGCGTATCTTAG
- a CDS encoding cation diffusion facilitator family transporter — protein sequence MTRERFPSVHAATWSGIAGNLTLAVIKAGFGYMANSKSLLADGLHSASEAASSLSGLFPSKSVQTKRKARRERSKEHSRIARPGISVLLSVLILMGGLQIAISALGSLSGDVPESLEKYTHALVVAFAALAVKEAIFQYQYRYFRKRNQSQALAYAQQHRRALYCSLIVLVGIVGSMTGETMGWSILRYMDPAAALIASCFVLHKGYRMIVDTVYGSLVQELEQEEALDFKETVQRVYGIITIEHLVAREQEHDVTIELVISVNPRISVLEAQEIANRAKTLLLTRFSHVKEVQIQAVPYDPGYPYKSNHELPDPEATLIQ from the coding sequence ATGACCAGAGAACGTTTCCCTTCTGTTCACGCTGCCACGTGGAGCGGGATCGCCGGGAATTTGACACTTGCAGTAATCAAGGCTGGGTTCGGTTATATGGCAAACAGCAAATCGTTGCTTGCAGACGGCCTGCACTCTGCTTCAGAAGCTGCTTCTTCATTGTCCGGCCTCTTTCCCTCGAAGTCTGTACAAACAAAAAGAAAGGCTCGTAGGGAGCGGTCAAAGGAACATTCACGTATCGCGAGACCAGGAATTTCGGTATTATTATCTGTGCTTATCCTTATGGGAGGTTTGCAGATCGCGATCTCTGCTTTGGGTAGTCTATCTGGAGATGTACCGGAATCGCTTGAGAAATATACCCATGCACTTGTGGTAGCTTTTGCAGCACTGGCTGTGAAAGAAGCAATCTTTCAATATCAATACCGATATTTCCGTAAACGAAATCAATCGCAGGCGCTGGCGTATGCACAGCAGCATCGTCGGGCACTTTACTGTTCACTTATTGTCTTGGTTGGCATTGTAGGTTCCATGACAGGAGAAACGATGGGGTGGAGTATTCTTCGATATATGGATCCCGCAGCTGCATTGATCGCTTCCTGTTTTGTGCTTCACAAAGGCTACAGAATGATTGTGGATACCGTATATGGTTCACTTGTTCAGGAATTGGAACAGGAAGAAGCACTTGATTTCAAAGAGACAGTGCAGCGTGTATATGGCATTATTACGATTGAACATCTGGTAGCACGTGAACAGGAACATGATGTTACGATTGAACTGGTCATTAGTGTGAACCCTAGAATTTCCGTGCTTGAGGCACAAGAGATTGCGAATCGGGCGAAGACACTTCTCTTAACTCGTTTCAGTCATGTGAAGGAAGTACAGATCCAGGCTGTACCTTATGATCCTGGATATCCTTATAAATCCAATCATGAACTGCCAGATCCTGAAGCGACATTAATTCAGTAA
- the secF gene encoding protein translocase subunit SecF: MRFNWNFDYVKGSKIAYAFSIILTIAGIVSILSLGLNYAVDFRSGSNVDITVSKAITTEQIKPIVSDLGIDTKDVHITPGADRVNVRFSNVLDETQESKFKQEFTKLDSTASYEVNTVDPEMAKELERNAIYAVLIASIGIMIYVAIRFEWRFGLAAVIALFHDAFVVISVFSIFRLEVNLTFITAVLTIVGFSINDTIVIFDRIRENMRFAKKTTKADLREVVNRSLAQTMTRSLNTTFTVFVASLCLFIFGGESIRMFSLAMVIGTLFGAYSSIFIAAPLWLALKGKQTEKPKAAVKASN, encoded by the coding sequence GTGCGCTTTAATTGGAATTTTGATTATGTTAAAGGCAGTAAAATTGCCTATGCTTTTTCCATCATTTTGACGATTGCAGGTATTGTCAGCATTTTATCTCTGGGTTTGAATTATGCGGTAGATTTTCGTTCAGGCTCAAATGTGGATATTACGGTATCCAAAGCGATCACAACGGAACAAATTAAGCCCATTGTTAGTGACCTTGGGATTGACACCAAGGATGTTCATATTACACCTGGTGCTGATCGGGTTAACGTTCGTTTCTCGAATGTACTGGATGAAACTCAGGAAAGCAAGTTTAAGCAAGAGTTCACCAAGCTGGATTCTACCGCTTCTTATGAAGTCAACACGGTTGACCCGGAGATGGCCAAAGAGCTTGAACGCAATGCCATATACGCGGTTCTTATCGCAAGTATCGGGATTATGATCTATGTAGCCATCCGATTTGAATGGCGGTTTGGTTTGGCTGCTGTCATTGCGCTCTTCCATGATGCATTTGTAGTGATTAGTGTGTTCTCGATCTTCCGACTAGAAGTGAATCTGACATTCATTACGGCTGTACTGACCATTGTCGGTTTCTCGATCAATGATACCATCGTTATCTTTGACCGGATTCGTGAGAATATGCGTTTTGCTAAAAAGACTACCAAAGCCGATTTGCGTGAAGTAGTCAACCGCAGTTTGGCGCAAACGATGACACGTTCCCTGAATACTACATTCACCGTGTTTGTCGCTTCGCTCTGCTTGTTTATTTTTGGTGGAGAATCCATTCGCATGTTCTCTCTTGCTATGGTCATCGGAACATTGTTCGGTGCATATTCTTCGATCTTCATCGCCGCTCCATTGTGGCTGGCGCTCAAAGGTAAACAAACAGAGAAACCTAAAGCAGCTGTCAAAGCATCCAACTAA
- the secD gene encoding protein translocase subunit SecD, which translates to MKRIVSFILVVLVTAGVMLGTSPGLLKNIRLGLDLKGGYEILYEAEPLEQGQQVTKASLVQTAKSLESRANALGTSEPEVTTEGTNRIRLKLAGVTDEAEVRAKMKEPAVMTFRSKAENDKEGEYTKIELRGNEFVENGAKVVFNQLNAPMIDIQVKDKAKFAEITKRLIGQPLAIYLDDQLLSAPTVQQQLSDGSAQITGNYSREEANQLRDTINLGALPLKLTEKYSQSVGATLGKLSLDQTIKAGLIGSVIILVFMIGLYRIPGIIASFALITHTWLVLAIFYMGEFVLTLPGIAAFILGIGMAVDANIITYERIKEEMRSGKSILSSVKAGGKHSFRTIIDSNITTIIAAAVMFFLGTGAVKGFALVLIFDIVTSIITNIFFSRFLLTLLVRANVLKKPKYFGVKESEIRAL; encoded by the coding sequence ATGAAAAGAATCGTCAGTTTCATTTTGGTCGTGCTTGTGACCGCAGGAGTAATGTTGGGCACAAGTCCAGGGCTGCTCAAAAATATACGCTTGGGCCTTGATTTAAAAGGAGGCTACGAGATCTTATATGAAGCAGAGCCGCTGGAACAAGGACAACAAGTCACCAAAGCATCTTTGGTGCAAACAGCAAAAAGTCTGGAGAGCCGTGCCAATGCGCTCGGAACAAGCGAGCCGGAAGTAACAACTGAAGGAACGAACCGGATCCGTTTGAAGCTGGCCGGGGTGACCGACGAGGCTGAGGTCAGAGCCAAAATGAAAGAACCTGCTGTCATGACCTTCCGCAGTAAAGCTGAGAATGACAAAGAAGGCGAATACACCAAAATCGAGCTTCGGGGAAATGAGTTCGTGGAGAATGGTGCCAAAGTGGTATTCAACCAGTTGAATGCACCGATGATCGACATCCAGGTTAAAGACAAAGCCAAGTTTGCCGAAATCACCAAACGTTTGATTGGACAACCTTTGGCTATCTATCTGGATGATCAATTGTTATCTGCTCCAACCGTGCAGCAGCAGCTGAGTGACGGCTCTGCGCAAATCACGGGTAACTACTCACGTGAGGAAGCCAATCAGCTTCGCGATACCATTAATTTGGGTGCATTGCCATTGAAATTGACAGAGAAGTACTCTCAAAGCGTTGGTGCAACACTTGGTAAACTATCTCTGGATCAGACGATTAAAGCAGGATTAATTGGTTCCGTGATTATTCTGGTGTTCATGATTGGTCTGTACCGTATTCCGGGGATTATTGCGAGCTTTGCCCTGATTACACATACGTGGCTGGTACTTGCAATCTTCTATATGGGAGAATTTGTACTTACCCTTCCGGGGATCGCGGCATTTATCCTGGGGATAGGGATGGCCGTGGATGCCAACATCATTACGTACGAGCGGATTAAGGAAGAAATGCGTAGTGGCAAGTCAATATTGTCTTCTGTTAAAGCGGGAGGCAAACATTCCTTCCGTACGATTATTGACTCCAACATTACAACCATCATTGCTGCCGCAGTTATGTTCTTCTTGGGTACAGGTGCGGTTAAAGGTTTCGCACTGGTACTGATTTTTGACATCGTGACCAGCATTATCACGAATATTTTCTTCTCCCGCTTCCTGTTGACCCTGCTTGTGCGGGCTAACGTGTTGAAGAAGCCTAAGTACTTCGGAGTGAAGGAGAGTGAAATTCGTGCGCTTTAA
- a CDS encoding post-transcriptional regulator → MNDVELEQSIEMLCRSKAEELRLVGYEYVTSKDVWNCISHKYEKQGIPPLHQLVNDILSLKATSFMNFMTVSAYRGSSF, encoded by the coding sequence ATGAATGATGTGGAGTTGGAACAGTCTATAGAGATGCTCTGCCGTAGCAAAGCAGAGGAACTAAGGCTTGTCGGTTACGAATATGTCACCAGCAAAGATGTCTGGAATTGCATCAGTCATAAATATGAAAAGCAGGGCATTCCACCGCTTCACCAACTGGTGAACGACATATTGTCACTGAAAGCAACAAGCTTTATGAACTTTATGACCGTGTCTGCATACCGGGGGTCCTCTTTCTAG
- the spoVB gene encoding stage V sporulation protein B gives MKKQTFIQGAMILLAAGIINRILGFIPRIALPRVIGAEGVGIYQLSYPFFIVLVTLITGGIPLAVAKLVAEADTGANRYSPQRILQISLSFTLTLGVVFMFLCIVFAPWVTRYVLTDERVYHTFVSMSPMIAIIAVSAVYRGYFQGKQNMMPTAVSSIVETVIRIICVIWFSWLLLPHGIAQAAAGAMLGALVGEFVGMLVLLWNYARQKKYLDHTQPMLNSPPEAKPAVLQNSTGSEPGLLRRLLAISVPVTAGRLVGSLSYLAETIVTAQSLAIAGISKGLATAQYGALQGMIIPLLLLPGALTSSLATSLVPSLSEASAQGDRALIHKRMHQALRLALVTGAPFSVFMYVLAEPMCLVLYNDASIGSMLKLMAPFALFIYIQAPLQAALQALDRPGKALLNTFIGAVIKITLILVLASRPEYGIFGAVIAICVNSTVVTLLHARSVRSLLQFRFKMMDWVKTGAGMLIMGAATLVIYEQTAALLPFWLRMLLAPLVGLIVYFIVMGWTKMIDFHDLSRAPIIGSWFKRRS, from the coding sequence TTGAAGAAACAGACATTTATCCAGGGAGCCATGATCCTGCTCGCCGCAGGCATCATTAATCGGATTCTCGGGTTCATCCCGCGCATTGCGCTGCCACGGGTTATCGGTGCAGAAGGTGTTGGCATCTACCAACTGAGCTATCCCTTTTTCATCGTACTCGTCACACTAATCACTGGCGGTATTCCATTGGCTGTAGCCAAGCTCGTAGCCGAAGCGGATACAGGTGCCAACCGTTACTCGCCCCAACGGATTTTGCAAATCAGCCTGAGCTTCACACTGACCCTTGGCGTTGTGTTTATGTTTTTGTGCATTGTCTTTGCTCCATGGGTCACCCGTTATGTGCTGACTGATGAGAGGGTCTATCATACGTTTGTCAGCATGAGCCCTATGATTGCAATCATCGCTGTGTCTGCTGTCTACAGAGGTTATTTCCAGGGAAAGCAAAACATGATGCCTACAGCTGTTTCGTCGATCGTTGAAACGGTCATTCGCATTATCTGTGTGATCTGGTTTTCCTGGCTCCTCTTGCCCCATGGAATTGCTCAAGCTGCAGCAGGAGCCATGCTGGGAGCACTTGTCGGTGAATTTGTCGGTATGCTCGTCTTGCTGTGGAACTATGCTAGACAGAAAAAGTATCTTGATCATACTCAGCCCATGCTCAATTCTCCACCTGAGGCCAAACCTGCTGTTTTACAAAACTCAACCGGATCAGAGCCTGGACTTCTTCGCCGTTTACTGGCGATTTCCGTACCCGTAACTGCCGGGCGGTTAGTCGGTTCCCTATCGTATCTCGCTGAGACCATTGTAACCGCACAGAGTTTAGCTATTGCAGGGATCTCCAAGGGGCTCGCTACGGCACAATATGGCGCATTACAGGGCATGATTATTCCACTACTTCTACTGCCGGGAGCATTAACATCATCGTTAGCCACGTCCCTTGTCCCTTCATTGTCTGAGGCTTCGGCTCAAGGTGACCGTGCGCTCATTCATAAACGGATGCATCAGGCTCTGCGGCTGGCACTGGTAACAGGTGCACCATTTTCTGTGTTTATGTATGTGCTTGCCGAACCGATGTGTCTTGTCTTGTATAATGATGCATCGATTGGAAGCATGCTTAAGCTTATGGCTCCTTTTGCTCTGTTTATCTACATTCAGGCCCCTCTTCAAGCTGCTCTTCAGGCACTTGATCGTCCTGGAAAGGCTCTGCTCAACACATTTATTGGTGCTGTCATTAAAATTACGTTGATTTTGGTACTCGCCTCCCGGCCGGAATACGGCATTTTTGGTGCGGTTATTGCCATTTGTGTGAATTCAACAGTTGTTACTCTTTTACATGCACGAAGTGTGCGCAGTCTGTTACAGTTCCGTTTCAAAATGATGGACTGGGTCAAAACAGGCGCTGGTATGCTCATCATGGGCGCCGCTACTCTGGTTATTTACGAACAAACTGCGGCTCTGCTTCCTTTTTGGCTCAGAATGCTTCTTGCGCCCCTTGTTGGTCTAATTGTTTATTTCATCGTTATGGGCTGGACCAAAATGATTGATTTTCACGATCTTTCCCGTGCTCCCATTATTGGTTCCTGGTTTAAACGCCGTTCCTAG
- a CDS encoding YetF domain-containing protein, which translates to MYFIVYASIRIMGKREIGKLSMFDLVVSIMLAEIAAFVIEDTNKPLFHGIVPMLTVLVVQIAIAFLSLKSRKLRLMIDGKPTVLISKGKLHRDEMRKQRYNLDDLLQQLREQNVDSIGEVDFAILETTGKLTVFPKDQSSLGGNSGLSGSGSTGSNSKPKGRKNKIEGFENIKYEGLPLPLIMDGKVQDQNLELIQKTRFWLKNQIQQKGIMDFKDVFICSIDHNEKVYVSSKDDKDN; encoded by the coding sequence ATGTATTTTATCGTTTATGCTTCTATCCGGATCATGGGCAAACGTGAGATTGGGAAGCTGTCCATGTTTGATCTGGTCGTATCCATCATGCTTGCAGAAATTGCGGCATTTGTCATCGAAGATACTAATAAACCGTTATTCCATGGTATTGTACCGATGCTGACGGTACTGGTAGTACAGATTGCTATAGCTTTTCTTAGTCTCAAAAGCCGGAAGCTGCGGTTGATGATTGATGGCAAGCCGACGGTGTTAATTTCCAAAGGCAAGTTACATCGAGATGAAATGCGCAAGCAGCGTTACAATCTGGACGATCTGCTACAACAACTTCGCGAACAGAATGTAGACAGCATTGGTGAAGTTGACTTCGCCATATTGGAGACAACAGGCAAGTTGACTGTTTTTCCGAAAGACCAGAGTTCTTTAGGCGGCAACAGCGGATTATCAGGCTCTGGTTCGACAGGATCTAATTCCAAACCCAAAGGGCGAAAAAACAAAATAGAGGGGTTTGAAAATATCAAATACGAAGGGCTGCCGCTGCCATTAATCATGGATGGCAAAGTCCAGGATCAGAATCTAGAACTGATTCAGAAAACGAGATTTTGGCTTAAAAATCAGATTCAGCAGAAAGGGATTATGGACTTCAAAGATGTGTTTATCTGTTCCATCGATCATAACGAGAAAGTTTATGTAAGTTCCAAAGATGATAAAGATAACTGA
- a CDS encoding TIGR04086 family membrane protein produces the protein MQLIRRMASFRVSNPVLSGLCHAFVWMMLGALILSFFLWMTGMREQDLSLYTYVVHGLSLLVGGFVSGKRSGERGWYHGGITGIVYGLIVLLIGFLALDASFNWKDSLQLASAFLISALGGIFGVNTRRS, from the coding sequence ATGCAGTTGATTCGCCGAATGGCTTCATTTCGAGTGTCTAACCCAGTTCTTTCGGGACTCTGTCATGCTTTTGTGTGGATGATGTTAGGCGCATTGATTCTATCCTTCTTTCTCTGGATGACCGGAATGCGGGAACAGGATCTTTCCCTGTATACGTACGTTGTCCATGGCTTGTCCTTGCTGGTTGGTGGATTTGTATCTGGTAAGAGGTCGGGTGAACGTGGCTGGTATCACGGAGGTATTACCGGAATCGTTTATGGATTAATTGTATTGCTGATCGGATTTCTGGCCCTCGACGCTTCATTCAACTGGAAAGACAGTTTGCAGCTTGCAAGTGCATTCCTGATTTCTGCGCTAGGCGGCATATTTGGAGTCAACACACGAAGATCATAG
- the yajC gene encoding preprotein translocase subunit YajC — MFQALPATTANAGGGIVSLIVPLVLMVAIFYFLMIRPQNKKQKQRNSMLSQLKKGDKIVTIGGLHGTIAEITDDVVVLRVNDVTKLTFDRNAISSAVARETAE; from the coding sequence ATGTTCCAAGCATTACCAGCTACAACCGCTAATGCTGGCGGTGGAATTGTATCTTTGATTGTACCTTTGGTACTCATGGTTGCAATTTTTTACTTCTTGATGATTCGTCCACAGAACAAAAAGCAAAAGCAACGTAACTCCATGTTAAGCCAATTGAAAAAAGGCGATAAAATTGTTACGATCGGTGGTCTTCACGGAACGATTGCTGAAATCACAGATGATGTGGTTGTATTGCGTGTAAACGATGTTACTAAACTGACTTTTGATCGTAATGCGATTAGCAGTGCAGTTGCACGTGAAACGGCTGAATAA
- the tgt gene encoding tRNA guanosine(34) transglycosylase Tgt: MAAITYEHIKTCKQSGARLGRVHTPHGIIETPTFMPVGTQATVKTMSPEELKEMDAQIILSNTYHLFLRPGHEIIRQAGGLHKFMNWDRPILTDSGGFQVFSLSEMRKITEEGVNFRSHLNGDKKFLSPEVAMEIQNALGSDIMMAFDECPPYPAEYEYVKKSLERTSRWAERCLESHARPNDQGLFAIVQGGMHEDLRRQSAADLTSMDFPGYAIGGLSVGEPKHLMYGVLDYTVPLLPSNKPRYLMGVGSPDALIEGSIRGVDMFDCVLPTRIARNGTTMTSQGRLVVRNAKFATDFGPLDPECDCYTCRNYSRAYLRHLIKADETFGLRLTTIHNLHFLQNLMRNVRKAIMEDRLLDFRDEFFDQYGLHDNDKGF, translated from the coding sequence ATGGCAGCAATTACGTACGAACATATCAAAACCTGTAAACAATCCGGAGCCCGTTTGGGACGTGTACATACACCTCACGGTATTATTGAGACACCAACCTTCATGCCTGTAGGTACACAGGCGACGGTGAAGACGATGAGTCCAGAAGAGCTGAAAGAGATGGATGCTCAGATCATTCTGAGCAATACCTATCATCTGTTCCTGAGACCTGGGCACGAGATTATTCGTCAGGCAGGCGGCCTGCACAAATTTATGAACTGGGATCGTCCGATTTTGACTGATAGCGGCGGGTTCCAAGTGTTTTCTCTTAGTGAGATGCGCAAAATTACGGAGGAAGGCGTTAACTTCCGCTCCCATCTAAACGGGGATAAAAAATTCCTTTCGCCTGAAGTGGCAATGGAAATCCAGAATGCACTGGGCTCCGATATCATGATGGCATTTGATGAGTGCCCGCCGTATCCGGCTGAGTATGAATATGTGAAAAAATCACTTGAAAGAACGAGCCGCTGGGCAGAACGTTGTCTGGAAAGTCATGCTCGTCCGAACGATCAAGGGCTGTTTGCCATCGTTCAGGGAGGCATGCACGAAGATCTTCGTCGCCAAAGCGCAGCAGATTTGACTTCCATGGATTTCCCGGGTTATGCTATTGGTGGACTGAGTGTTGGAGAACCGAAACATTTGATGTATGGTGTATTGGACTACACTGTTCCTTTGTTGCCGTCCAATAAACCACGCTATCTAATGGGTGTTGGTTCACCCGATGCATTGATTGAGGGATCGATTCGCGGAGTGGACATGTTCGATTGTGTTCTGCCTACCCGAATTGCCCGTAACGGAACAACGATGACCAGCCAAGGACGACTGGTAGTTCGTAATGCCAAGTTTGCAACCGATTTTGGGCCACTGGACCCTGAGTGCGATTGTTATACTTGTCGTAACTATTCAAGAGCCTATTTGCGTCATTTAATCAAAGCGGATGAAACGTTTGGCTTGCGATTGACGACCATCCACAATCTTCATTTCTTGCAGAATTTGATGCGCAATGTGCGTAAAGCCATAATGGAAGATCGTTTGCTTGATTTCCGGGATGAATTTTTCGATCAATATGGTCTTCATGACAATGACAAAGGTTTCTAA